In Exiguobacterium sibiricum 7-3, a genomic segment contains:
- the trxB gene encoding thioredoxin-disulfide reductase yields MTETEQKIYDVIIIGAGPAGMTAALYASRANLSTLMIERGIPGGQMANTEDIENYPGYDSILGPDLSQKMFDHSKAFGAEYAYGDVRSIEDGPAFKTVHAHNKDYHARAIIIASGAQYKKIGVPGEEELGGRGVSYCAVCDGAFFKEKELFVIGGGDSAVEEGVYLTRFAKKVTIVHRREELRAQKILQKRAFDNPKIDFIWNHTVKQINEDNGKVGGIELINTKTAETTTYPIDGVFIYIGMNPITGYVQDLGILNDQGYVVTNEAMETNIKGIFAAGDVREKTLRQVVTATNDGSIAAQNAQHYIEALLEELQESSQV; encoded by the coding sequence ATGACAGAAACTGAACAGAAAATTTATGACGTCATCATTATTGGTGCCGGTCCTGCCGGAATGACAGCTGCACTTTACGCATCACGTGCGAACCTTTCGACATTGATGATTGAGCGCGGTATTCCGGGCGGCCAGATGGCCAACACGGAAGATATCGAAAACTATCCGGGCTACGACAGCATTCTTGGACCGGATCTTTCACAAAAAATGTTCGACCATTCAAAAGCGTTCGGTGCAGAGTATGCGTACGGAGACGTTCGCAGCATCGAAGACGGTCCGGCATTCAAGACCGTTCATGCACACAACAAGGATTACCATGCTCGGGCGATCATCATCGCTTCAGGGGCGCAGTACAAGAAAATTGGTGTTCCGGGCGAGGAAGAACTCGGCGGACGCGGTGTCTCTTACTGTGCAGTCTGTGACGGTGCGTTCTTTAAAGAAAAAGAACTGTTCGTCATCGGTGGCGGTGACTCAGCCGTCGAAGAAGGTGTCTACTTGACACGCTTCGCGAAAAAAGTCACGATCGTTCACCGTCGTGAAGAATTACGTGCTCAAAAAATTCTTCAAAAACGGGCATTCGACAATCCGAAAATCGACTTCATCTGGAACCATACGGTTAAACAGATCAACGAAGATAACGGAAAAGTCGGCGGCATTGAATTGATCAATACGAAAACAGCGGAAACGACAACGTATCCGATCGATGGTGTCTTCATCTACATCGGCATGAACCCGATCACAGGATATGTCCAAGATCTCGGCATTCTGAACGATCAAGGGTATGTCGTGACGAATGAAGCGATGGAAACGAACATCAAAGGTATTTTCGCAGCCGGCGACGTGCGTGAAAAAACACTTCGTCAAGTCGTCACAGCGACAAACGACGGTTCGATTGCAGCGCAAAACGCGCAACATTACATCGAAGCCTTGCTCGAAGAATTACAGGAATCATCACAAGTCTAA